Proteins co-encoded in one Pseudochaenichthys georgianus chromosome 22, fPseGeo1.2, whole genome shotgun sequence genomic window:
- the ndufaf1 gene encoding complex I intermediate-associated protein 30, mitochondrial, translating into MSLPKLARLPSARLLTSVLPHHQLLLPPLSPLTIPCRTKIQRDYRRPGQPIENKYPLNFNFSKGIEGIKKHFTLMKDEFFGRWVGPEGKPLIEHILEQNLVIWEFRGPESLEQWTVSSDQEIGGQSEAHLKMGRNDNTCFLHGKLSSTIPRDGETRYSGYCNMRSKTPKASFDRKKHYDWSSFNTLHLRVRGDGRPWMINIATETYFSHQKDDIYNYFLYTRGGPYWQEVKIPFSKFFLSHRGRIQDSQHAIWLDKVNTIGFTLGDKADGHFQLEVDFVAVSKDYAHTEEFAYEMYERNPKRERIE; encoded by the exons ATGTCTCTTCCTAAGCTGGCCCGCCTCCCCTCAGCGAGGCTGCTGACCTCCGTCCTCCCCCATCATCAGCTGCtgctcccccctctctcccccctcaccATCCCCTGCAGGACTAAGATCCAGCGGGACTACAGACGCCCCGGCCAGCCCATAGAAAATAAATACCCCCTCAACTTCAACTTCTCCAAGGGAATCGAGGGCATCAAGAAGCATTTCACGCTGATGAAAGACGAGTTCTTCGGGCGCTGGGTGGGTCCGGAGGGGAAACCGCTCATCGAACACATCCTGGAGCAGAACCTGGTGATCTGGGAGTTCAGGGGTCCGGAGAGCCTTGAGCAGTGGACGGTTTCCTCGGATCAGGAGATCGGAGGTCAGAGTGAAGCTCACCTGAAGATGGGCAGGAACGACAACACCTGCTTCTTGCACGGGAAGCTGAGCTCCACCATCCCGAGGGACGGAGAGACGCGGTACAGCGGGTACTGCAACATGCGCTCAAAGACACCCAAG GCTTCATTTGACAGGAAGAAGCACTATGACTGGTCCAGCTTCAACACCCTGCATCTCCGAGTGAGGGGAGACGGCCGGCCGTGGATGATCAACATCGCCACGGAGACGTATTTCTCTCACCAGAAAGACGACATCTACAATTACTTCCTGTACACCAGGGGGGGGCCCTACTGGCAGGAAGTCAAG ATTCCTTTCTCCAAGTTCTTCCTATCACACCGCGGGAGAATACAAGACAGCCAGCATGCTATCTGGCTGGATAAG GTGAACACCATTGGATTTACGTTGGGAGATAAAGCAGACGGACACTTTCAGCTGGAGGTTGACTTTGTGGCCGTCTCTAAAGATTATGCTCACACTGAGGAGTTCGCCTATGAGATGTACGAGAGGAATCCAAAAAGAGAGCGAATTGAATAA
- the rtf1 gene encoding RNA polymerase-associated protein RTF1 homolog isoform X2, protein MVNVKKRKGRVVIDSDSEDSASDDNLDQELLSLAKRKRVDSGDQEEPVSKPAASSDSETSDSDDEWTVGGTKGKKKVKPGKGSEKKNATKKKVHKATASGSSGGDSSGESSAPEEGEVSDSESNSSSSSSDSDSSEDDVFRDGYDDDLMGDAEDRARLEQMTEKEREQELFNRIEKREVLKRRFEIKKKLKTAKKKEKEEKKTRKQEEEQEKRKLSQVQDTQVVMSHNKERRTKRDEKLDKKSMAMEELKAEREKKKNRTAELLSKRQPLKTSEVYSDDEEEEEEDDDKSSVKSDRSSRSSSYDEDEDDTPPKSQPVSLPDELNRVRLSRHKLERWCHMPFFTKTVTGCFVRIGIGNSSSKPVYRVAEIVDVVETAKVYQLGTTRTNKGLQLRHGGDLRVFRLEFVSNQEFMENEFMKWKEAMVVAGMQVPTLDEITKKEQSIKEAMNHKFNDKDIEDIVKEKDRFRKAPSNYAMKKTQLLKDKAMAEEVGDNDKVKSIQDTLNELEERAEMLDRQRTKSISAISYINQRNRSWNIVESEKALVAEGQLAKTNQAMDPFTRRQCKPTMVSNARDPSVHAAILAHLNQKYGSGSATDLPGEDNNRIANAKEKDNLKLNAELSEDLFKVHDFDVKIDLQVPNAEAKSLSVSSNALPVKDGAPRRSLNLEDYKKRRGLI, encoded by the exons ATGGTGAATGTAAAGAAGCGGAAAGGTCGGGTCGTGATTGACTCTGACTCTGAAGACAGTGCTAGCGACGATAACTTAGATCAG GAGCTCTTGTCTTTGGCGAAGAGGAAGAGGGTGGACTCAGGAGATCAGGAGGAGCCGGTGAGCAAACCTGCAGCTTCTTCAGACTCCGAGACATCCGACAGCGATGATGAG tggACTGTGGGTGGCACCAAAGGCAAAAAGAAGGTTAAACCAGGCAAAGGGTCCGAGAAGAAGAATGCTACCAAGAAGAAGGTTCACAAAGCGACGGCGTCCGGCAGCTCGGGTGGAGACAGCTCGGGGGAGAGCTCGGCACCAGAGGAGG GCGAGGTGTCCGACTCTGAGAGCAACAGCTCGTCCTCCAGCTCCGACTCGGACTCCTCTGAGGACGATGTGTTCAGGGACGGCTACGACGACGACCTGATGGGCGACGCTGAGGACCGAGCGAGGCTGGAGCAGATGACGGAGAAGGAGCGAGAGCAGGAGCTGTTCAACAGAATCGAGAAGAGGGAGGTGCTCAAGAGACG TTTTGAAATCAAAAAGAAGCTGAAGACggcgaagaagaaggagaaagaggagaagaagaccaggaaacaggaggaagagcaggagaAGAGGAAGCTATCTCAGGTTCAAGACACACAAGTG GTCATGTCACACAACAAGGAGAGACGAACAAAACGTGACGAAAAACTTGACAAAAAGTCCATGGCCATGGAGGAGCTGAAGGCCGAGcgcgagaagaagaagaacagaacGG CTGAGCTGCTGTCCAAACGCCAGCCTCTGAAGACCAGCGAGGTCTACTCCgacgatgaggaggaagaggaggaagacgacGACAAGTCTTCCGTCAAAAGTGATCGCAGTTCCCGTTCATCGTCCTATGATGAAGACGA GGATGACACCCCCCCGAAGTCGCAGCCCGTCTCCCTGCCCGACGAGCTGAACCGGGTCCGGCTGTCCCGACACAAACTGGAGCGCTGGTGCCACATGCCCTTCTTCACCAAGACCGTGACCGGCTGCTTCGTGAGGATCGGGATCGGGAACAGCAGCAGCAAACCGGTGTACAGG GTTGCTGAAATTGTGGACGTGGTGGAGACGGCGAAGGTTTACCAACTCGGAACAACGCGAACAAACAAGGGTTTACAGTTACG GCACGGCGGCGACTTGCGGGTCTTCAGGCTCGAGTTCGTATCAAATCAGGAGTTCATGGAGAACGAGTTCATGAAGTGGAAAGAGGCG ATGGTCGTGGCTGGAATGCAGGTTCCGACTCTGGACGAAATCACCAAAAAAGAGCAGTCCATCAAAGAGGCTATGAATCACAAGTTCAACGACAAAGACATAGAGGAT ATTGTTAAAGAGAAGGACAGATTCCGGAAAGCGCCATCGAATTACGCCATGAAGAAAACGCAGTTACTCAAagataag GCCATGGCCGAGGAGGTGGGAGACAACGACAAAGTGAAGTCGATCCAGGACACGCTGAACGAGCTGGAGGAGAGAGCCGAGATGCTCGACAGACAGAGGACCAAGAGCATCTCTGCCATCAG CTACATCAATCAGAGGAACAGAAGCTGGAACATCGTTGAATCTGAGAAAGCTCTCGTG GCTGAAGGACAGTTAGCCAAAACCAACCAGGCGATGGACCCGTTCACACGGAGACAGTGCAAACCCACCATGGTGTCCAAT GCCAGAGACCCTTCAGTCCACGCAGCTATCCTCGCTCACCTGAACCAGAAGTACGGCTCCGGGTCGGCAACAGATCTCCCCGGAGAGGACAATAACAGAATC GCCAACGCGAAAGAAAAAGACAACCTGAAGCTAAACGCCGAACTCTCTGAGGATTTGTTTAAAGTTCATGATTTTGACGTGAAGATCGACCTCCAGGTTCCCAACGCAG AGGCCAAGTCTCTGTCTGTGAGCTCCAACGCTCTGCCGGTGAAGGACGGCGCCCCCCGCAGGTCACTAAACCTCGAGGACTACAAGAAGAGGAGGGGGCTCATCTGA
- the rtf1 gene encoding RNA polymerase-associated protein RTF1 homolog isoform X1 yields MVNVKKRKGRVVIDSDSEDSASDDNLDQELLSLAKRKRVDSGDQEEPVSKPAASSDSETSDSDDEWTVGGTKGKKKVKPGKGSEKKNATKKKVHKATASGSSGGDSSGESSAPEEGEVSDSESNSSSSSSDSDSSEDDVFRDGYDDDLMGDAEDRARLEQMTEKEREQELFNRIEKREVLKRRFEIKKKLKTAKKKEKEEKKTRKQEEEQEKRKLSQVQDTQVVMSHNKERRTKRDEKLDKKSMAMEELKAEREKKKNRTAELLSKRQPLKTSEVYSDDEEEEEEDDDKSSVKSDRSSRSSSYDEDDRDDTPPKSQPVSLPDELNRVRLSRHKLERWCHMPFFTKTVTGCFVRIGIGNSSSKPVYRVAEIVDVVETAKVYQLGTTRTNKGLQLRHGGDLRVFRLEFVSNQEFMENEFMKWKEAMVVAGMQVPTLDEITKKEQSIKEAMNHKFNDKDIEDIVKEKDRFRKAPSNYAMKKTQLLKDKAMAEEVGDNDKVKSIQDTLNELEERAEMLDRQRTKSISAISYINQRNRSWNIVESEKALVAEGQLAKTNQAMDPFTRRQCKPTMVSNARDPSVHAAILAHLNQKYGSGSATDLPGEDNNRIANAKEKDNLKLNAELSEDLFKVHDFDVKIDLQVPNAEAKSLSVSSNALPVKDGAPRRSLNLEDYKKRRGLI; encoded by the exons ATGGTGAATGTAAAGAAGCGGAAAGGTCGGGTCGTGATTGACTCTGACTCTGAAGACAGTGCTAGCGACGATAACTTAGATCAG GAGCTCTTGTCTTTGGCGAAGAGGAAGAGGGTGGACTCAGGAGATCAGGAGGAGCCGGTGAGCAAACCTGCAGCTTCTTCAGACTCCGAGACATCCGACAGCGATGATGAG tggACTGTGGGTGGCACCAAAGGCAAAAAGAAGGTTAAACCAGGCAAAGGGTCCGAGAAGAAGAATGCTACCAAGAAGAAGGTTCACAAAGCGACGGCGTCCGGCAGCTCGGGTGGAGACAGCTCGGGGGAGAGCTCGGCACCAGAGGAGG GCGAGGTGTCCGACTCTGAGAGCAACAGCTCGTCCTCCAGCTCCGACTCGGACTCCTCTGAGGACGATGTGTTCAGGGACGGCTACGACGACGACCTGATGGGCGACGCTGAGGACCGAGCGAGGCTGGAGCAGATGACGGAGAAGGAGCGAGAGCAGGAGCTGTTCAACAGAATCGAGAAGAGGGAGGTGCTCAAGAGACG TTTTGAAATCAAAAAGAAGCTGAAGACggcgaagaagaaggagaaagaggagaagaagaccaggaaacaggaggaagagcaggagaAGAGGAAGCTATCTCAGGTTCAAGACACACAAGTG GTCATGTCACACAACAAGGAGAGACGAACAAAACGTGACGAAAAACTTGACAAAAAGTCCATGGCCATGGAGGAGCTGAAGGCCGAGcgcgagaagaagaagaacagaacGG CTGAGCTGCTGTCCAAACGCCAGCCTCTGAAGACCAGCGAGGTCTACTCCgacgatgaggaggaagaggaggaagacgacGACAAGTCTTCCGTCAAAAGTGATCGCAGTTCCCGTTCATCGTCCTATGATGAAGACGA TAGGGATGACACCCCCCCGAAGTCGCAGCCCGTCTCCCTGCCCGACGAGCTGAACCGGGTCCGGCTGTCCCGACACAAACTGGAGCGCTGGTGCCACATGCCCTTCTTCACCAAGACCGTGACCGGCTGCTTCGTGAGGATCGGGATCGGGAACAGCAGCAGCAAACCGGTGTACAGG GTTGCTGAAATTGTGGACGTGGTGGAGACGGCGAAGGTTTACCAACTCGGAACAACGCGAACAAACAAGGGTTTACAGTTACG GCACGGCGGCGACTTGCGGGTCTTCAGGCTCGAGTTCGTATCAAATCAGGAGTTCATGGAGAACGAGTTCATGAAGTGGAAAGAGGCG ATGGTCGTGGCTGGAATGCAGGTTCCGACTCTGGACGAAATCACCAAAAAAGAGCAGTCCATCAAAGAGGCTATGAATCACAAGTTCAACGACAAAGACATAGAGGAT ATTGTTAAAGAGAAGGACAGATTCCGGAAAGCGCCATCGAATTACGCCATGAAGAAAACGCAGTTACTCAAagataag GCCATGGCCGAGGAGGTGGGAGACAACGACAAAGTGAAGTCGATCCAGGACACGCTGAACGAGCTGGAGGAGAGAGCCGAGATGCTCGACAGACAGAGGACCAAGAGCATCTCTGCCATCAG CTACATCAATCAGAGGAACAGAAGCTGGAACATCGTTGAATCTGAGAAAGCTCTCGTG GCTGAAGGACAGTTAGCCAAAACCAACCAGGCGATGGACCCGTTCACACGGAGACAGTGCAAACCCACCATGGTGTCCAAT GCCAGAGACCCTTCAGTCCACGCAGCTATCCTCGCTCACCTGAACCAGAAGTACGGCTCCGGGTCGGCAACAGATCTCCCCGGAGAGGACAATAACAGAATC GCCAACGCGAAAGAAAAAGACAACCTGAAGCTAAACGCCGAACTCTCTGAGGATTTGTTTAAAGTTCATGATTTTGACGTGAAGATCGACCTCCAGGTTCCCAACGCAG AGGCCAAGTCTCTGTCTGTGAGCTCCAACGCTCTGCCGGTGAAGGACGGCGCCCCCCGCAGGTCACTAAACCTCGAGGACTACAAGAAGAGGAGGGGGCTCATCTGA